The genome window GGCATCGGCGGCCAGCGGATTGGCGGCGGCGACCATGAATTTCTGCGCCGCCCAGCCACTTTTTTCCGCATACGCGGTGGCGATTTCCGGCGCCTTTTGCGGCACTTCGGCAAATACGGGGCTGGCAGCCAGGGCTCCCAGCAAGGTCAGGCTCAGCGCCAGCGGCTTCAATGTGATCATGGATTCTCCGATAAAAAAAGGGCGCACAGCCGAGCAAGGCTGTACGCCCCATACGGGGGTATCCTACATCAAATGCCCATTAGGGCACTGCCTTCGTAAGAGTGCCTGGCGATGTCCAGGGCTAGGCGCATGGCCGAAGACAGTACGAATAGTACGGCGAGGCCGTGCAACAACGCCCTGGGCATTGTCCAGGCGCTCTTACTTTGGCTGCATGCGGATCGCGCCATCTAAACGTATCGTTTCGCCATTGAGCATGACGTTTTCCACGATGGCTTTCACCAGTTGCGCGTATTCGCCGGGCTTGCCCAGGCGCGATGGGAACGGCACCATCTTGCCCAGCGCATCCTGCACTTCGGCCGGCATGCCCAGCAGCATCGGCGTCTCGAAAATGCCGGGCGCCACCGTCATCACGCGGATGCCGTTGCGCGACAGGTCGCGCGCCATCGGCAGGGTCAGTCCCACCACGGCCGCCTTCGACGAAGCGTAGGCCGCCTGGCCGATCTGGCCATCGTAGGCTGCCACGGACGCCGTGTTGATGATGATGCCGCGCTCGCCTTCAGCCGTCGCATCCTGTTTCGCCATGGCATCGGCCGCCAGGCGGCACATATTGAAGGTACCCACCAGGTTGATGTTGACGACTTTCTGGAACAGCGCCAGCGGATGCGGGCCATCCTTGCCCACGGTCTTCACGGCCGGCGCCACGCCGGCGCAGTTGATCAGGCCGCGCAGAGTACCCAGCTTGCCTGCCGCCGCCACCACGGCCATGCCGTCTTCTTCCGACGTGACATCGCACTGCACGAACACGCCGTTCAGTTCAGCGGCCAGCGCCTGGCCCGCCTCCGTCTGCACATCGGCCAGCACGACCTTGCCGCCAGCGGCCGTCAGCATGCGCGCCGTGGCGGCGCCCAAACCCGATGCGCCGCCCGTGATGATGAATACATTGTCCTGAATCTGCATGAAATCTCCTGAGTGATAAGGGCCGTGTTCCCGGCGCCCGATGGTTGATGCACGATGCCATTATTACGCTATTACGTTTACGTAAACGTAATGTCGGCGACAATTGTAGCCATTTTTGAGCTCACCGAGCGAAAACTTGCAGCCGCAGCCAATGGCAAGGCTAAAAACACTGCATGAAAGCGCCGTTGCGGTGGCAGATGCGGCCGTTGGCATCGAGCGTGGCATTGCCCGCGCCGTTGTAACGCGCGCCGGACGCGTAACGGCAACCGCCCGTGTCGCAGGCACCGATGGGCTGCGGCGCGCGCGGCATCGGTATGGCCGGGCCGGGCGGCGGGGGTGCCATGGGCACGACGGGTGGCGCCGTGCGCTGCACGGGCATGCGGCCGATTACCTGCGCCACGGAACGGCGCGGCTGCACGGGCGGCGCCGGGCGGCAAGGTTCCACGGCCAGCTTGCCGCTGTCGTGCGGGTCGAGCTGGCACACGGGCAAGGACTCGGCCGGCGCCGCCGGCTCCTGCGCCCAGGCATGGCCGCCAGCGAACAGCAAGGCGCAGGCCAGCGCCGGTATGGTTTTTATCATCGTCTTCATGCCACCTCCCCAAGCATCGATCTTACCGCTTTCATTATTGGCACACACGGCGCCAGATGCCATGCACATGCTGCAACAGTGTTTTATTTCCTTTCAGTACTTTCCTTCTTGCCAGCATGGCATTACAATAAGAACGATTCTTATTCTCATTCACAGAATGGGAGCGCATTTTTTACTCTTTTCATTCATTTATACCCGAGCCACCCGGAAGGCAGCCAGGAAATAACAACATCCGGAAAGTTCACCATGACCCAGCGCAGTCCCGCCTTCGCAACCTTCTTAGCTCCCGTCGCCACTCCCGCCCGTGCCACCCTGCTCCTGCCCTGCCTGCTGTCGCTGGCCGTCAGCAGCGCCTGGGCCGAAGGCACTGTGGCCGCCGATCCCACCATGAACACGGTGGTCGTCACCGCATCGGGCACGGCCATCGACATCAAGGATGCGCCGGCCAGCATCAGCGTCATCACGCGCGAGGAAATCGAGCGCCAGCCCGTGTATGACCTGAACACCCTGCTGCGCCGCATCCCCGGCGTGACGGGCGGGACCGGCCCCGAAGGCGAGGCGTCGAAGATCAAGCTGCGCGGCTTGCCCGACAAGTACACTCTGATTCTGGTCGATGGCAAGCGCGTGGGCAGCTCGGGCGACACGGCTTACCGTCCCGACCTGGGCCGCCAGGACTTGAACTGGATCTCGCCCGACATGATCGAGCGCATCGAAGTGGTGCGTGGTCCCATGTCCTCGCTGTACGGCTCGGACGCCATGGGCGGCGTGATCAACATCATCACGCGCAAGGTGCCGGGCAAGTGGAACGGCTCGGCCACGGCCAACTACACGCAACCGCAGGACAGCGACCGCGGCACGGCGCACCAGCTGGGCTTGAACCTGGCCGGCCCCCTGTCGGACACGGTCGGCATGCGCCTGGGCGTGAGCCAGACGCGCCAGAATCCCGATGAAAAATCCTTCGACAAAGCGGGCGCCATGGGCGGCGAACGCAACCAGACTGTCTCGGGCCAGCTGACCTGGGCGCTGGACAAGAAACAGAACCTGTCGCTGGACGCCAGCTATGGCAGGCAGGAAGCCAGTACTTCGAGCGCGCATGATGCGGATGGCGAGCCGCTGGTCTACAGTTGGGGCGCCAGCAAGCTGATACGCAAGAGCGTCAGCCTCGGCTACGAAGGCCGCTGGGACTTCGGCAAGACCACGGTCAACCTGTATCACAACGACTTCGATAACGAAGTCGTCGACTCGGTAGCAAAATCCAAGGACAGCACGCTCGATGCCAGCCTGGAAAAACGGCTCGGCTGGGGCGGCATCGAACAGATGCTCGTGATGGGTGGCCAGTGGAAGCACCAGGAA of Janthinobacterium sp. PAMC25594 contains these proteins:
- a CDS encoding 3-hydroxyacyl-CoA dehydrogenase, with translation MQIQDNVFIITGGASGLGAATARMLTAAGGKVVLADVQTEAGQALAAELNGVFVQCDVTSEEDGMAVVAAAGKLGTLRGLINCAGVAPAVKTVGKDGPHPLALFQKVVNINLVGTFNMCRLAADAMAKQDATAEGERGIIINTASVAAYDGQIGQAAYASSKAAVVGLTLPMARDLSRNGIRVMTVAPGIFETPMLLGMPAEVQDALGKMVPFPSRLGKPGEYAQLVKAIVENVMLNGETIRLDGAIRMQPK
- a CDS encoding TonB-dependent receptor domain-containing protein; this translates as MTQRSPAFATFLAPVATPARATLLLPCLLSLAVSSAWAEGTVAADPTMNTVVVTASGTAIDIKDAPASISVITREEIERQPVYDLNTLLRRIPGVTGGTGPEGEASKIKLRGLPDKYTLILVDGKRVGSSGDTAYRPDLGRQDLNWISPDMIERIEVVRGPMSSLYGSDAMGGVINIITRKVPGKWNGSATANYTQPQDSDRGTAHQLGLNLAGPLSDTVGMRLGVSQTRQNPDEKSFDKAGAMGGERNQTVSGQLTWALDKKQNLSLDASYGRQEASTSSAHDADGEPLVYSWGASKLIRKSVSLGYEGRWDFGKTTVNLYHNDFDNEVVDSVAKSKDSTLDASLEKRLGWGGIEQMLVMGGQWKHQELTNTNTIGTVPTDYLGNTVSGATLSGTTSALFAEDQLFLREDLTATAGLRLDHHSKFGNHYSPRLYLVYHPAPAWTIKGGVSQGFRAPSLKENSPAAATNSGGRGCGSLKPLGYVTGSCYMAGNADLKPETSTAGEIGVAWEQHGWDVGLTYFHTDFKNKIDYAPLGFYQQRWWTKMTNIQKARTSGLEATATIPLTKNLNWRNNVTYMAEAKNLTTGANLLSTPKLSWYSALGWQVNDQLFGEVSAQYTGKELDAGKLADKAYTIVDTVVSYKVTPQWTVRGGVQNLFQKGPMADGLVDYYVPGRRMFVGLTSRF